The Natronosporangium hydrolyticum nucleotide sequence GGCTGGCGGGCCCGGACTGGCCGCCGGTTCGTGCCGGGCGACGGCTCCCGGTCCCGGCGCCCGGGGGTGCGGAGTATTCGCAGCTCCAGCGGCGGCGGACCGGGCTGATCGCGGCGGCGAAGCATCGGCTGACCGAGGCGTTTCCGCCAGCGGGAAGCTTCAGCCAGGAAGAGCTCGGCTCTACCGAGGAGGATCTGGCGTACATTCTGGACTTCCTGGCAGCGGCGCTGTATGTCGAGGATGCCACGGTCTTCACCGAGTTCGCCGAGTGGACCGCCGAGATCCTGGCGGCCCGTGGCGTACCGGTGGCCGCTTTCACTACCGGCCTGGACAGTTACCGGGACCTGTTGCCGGACTGTCCGCAGGCGGCTGCGATGCTGACGGCGGGCAAGGTGGCGGTGACCCGCTGACGCGGTACGAAGGGGCAACATGAGCATGATCGACCGGCGGGCCACGACCCGTACGGCGCTGGCGCGGGCGGTCGCCGCCGCGTTCGTGATGGGCGTTGCCCTCGCCGTCGCCAGTTTCGTCGCGGCGGTGTTGGGGACCTCGGCCGCGTCGACCGAACCGTTCGTCGGCCGACTGGTCACGGCGACCGCCGTCTGCGCCGTCGTGGTCGCGGTGATCCTGCTGCTGCGCCGCCGCTGGGATCGGGCCGACCTGCGGGGGATTGGCCTGACCGGCCCGCGATCGGACACCCGCGGGTTCCTGCTGGGGCTCGGCATGGTCTCGGCCTCCGGGGCGGTCGTGCTCGGCGTGCTCTCACTGGTCGGCGGTGTCCGGTGGGAGGGTTTCGACCTCACCCGGTTCGCGGTCTTCCTCGCCACGAATGCGGTGATCGCGCTGCTGCTGGAGGCGATTCCGGAAGAGGTCGCGATCCGCGGCTACGCGCTGACCGCGCTGCGGGCCCGGTATCGGCGGCCGGTGGCCACGGCGTTGGCGATCGTGACGTTCCTGCTCGTGCCACCGATCGCGCTGGCCACCGAGTCGCTGCTCAAACTGTTGGCCGGCGCCGGAGACGTGAGCCTGCAGGTGGCTCCGTCGGGCGAGGACCCGATCGTCTACTACGTGATGATCGCGGCCTTCGGGACGATGCTCTGCTACGCCCGTGAGGCGACGGTGACCGCGACAGTGTGGACCTGCATCGGCGCCCACCTGGCATTTCTCACGATCAACCGGATCGTCCTGACCTCCGGCACCGGCGTCGAAGTGGAGCTCCCAGAGGTCGCCCTGCTGGTCTTCTTCGTGGTCTACCTCTCAGCCGCGGTGATCGGCTTCAATTGGCTCCGGGCCCGTGCCGACCGGCGGGGCGGCGGGTTGCCGAACCGGTGACCCGCGGCCCCGGCGCGGCGGTCAGCGATGCCGGGCTCGCCGGTCTAGCTGCGCCTAGGCCGAGTCAAGGGCCGGCGCCAGACCACCAGCGAGGTGCCGATGCCGAGCAACAGGCCGCTGACCGTGAAGGGCAGCGGCACCAGCCCGGCGAGTGTGTAGCCCACCCCGAGAGAGGCTAGAACCGCGGCCAGCTGGCCGTCGACCGAGGAACGGTGGATTCACGCCGGAAGCGGCGAAACCGACGAGTTGGCTGCTTCCTGATAACGCGCTACCTCCGTACGCCGGGTCTGCGCGTCCCAGCCCAGCACCGGGGCGATGAGCTCCGACACCGGCTCCGCCGCCGCGTGCCCCCCATCCCCGGTCTCCACCGCGGCCCGCAGCCGGCGGGCCAGCACATCGGTCAGGTCCAGCGCCCCCTCGTGAGTCACCGCGTAGACCGCCTCCACCCGTAGGTACCCCTCCGCCCCGGGGATCGGTTCGCCGAGCGTCGGGTCCGCCCGCACCAGCTCGACCAGGTCGGTGATGGCCGACCCGTACCGGCGCAGCAGCCGGGCCACGGTCGGCACCGGCAGCCCGGTCTCCCGGGCGAAGCGCCGCCGGTCCCGCCACAGCTCTTCGTATCCGACCGCCCCGACCAGCGGTAGCCGGTCGGTGAGCGACGGCGGCACCGCCCGACCCAGGCCCGCCACCGCCGCGCCGACCACATCGGCGGCCATCACCCGGTACGTGGTGTACTTGCCGCCCGCCACCACGAACAGGCCCGGGGCCGGTTCGGCCACCGCGTGCTCCCGGGACAGCTGCGTGGTCTCGTCGGTGTCGCCGGCGAGCAGCGGCCGGAGGCCGGCGTAGGCGCCGTCGATGTCGGCCTCGGTCAGCGGGGTCCGCAATACCGCGTTGACGTGGTCGAGCAAGTAGTCGACATCGGACTGCGTAACCGTCGGCTCGGCCAGCTGCCCCGCCCACGGGGTGTCGGTGGTGCCGACGATCCAGTGCCGGTGCCACGGGATGACGAACAGGACACTCCGCTCGGTCCGCATGATCAGGCCGGTGGAGAGCTCGATCCGGTCCCGTGGCACCAGCAGGTGGACTCCCTTCGAGGTGCGGACCTCGAATGGGCCGGGCACTCCGGCGAGCCGGTGCAGGTCACCGGTCCACACCCCGGCGGCGCCGACCACCCGGCGAGCCCGGACCTCGTAGTCGTGACCGGAGGTCAGGTCTCTTACCTGGGCACCGACCACCCGTGGGCCGTCGTAGCGCAGCGCCGTCACCTCGGTACGGGTCAGCACCGTGGCCCCGTGCCGGGCGGCGGTGCGGGCCAGCATCATGGTGTGCCGGGCGTCGTCGACCTGGGCATCGAAGTAGCCGACCGCGCCGGTGAGCGCGTCCGGCCGCAGCGCCGGGGCGAGCTGCAGCGCCTGCCGGCGGGAGAAGTGCCGATGTCTCGGCACCGCTCGCGCCCCGCCGAGCGTGTCGTAGAGCAGCACCCCGGCGCCCACATAGGCGCGTTCCCAGCCCCGGTGCCGCAGTGGGTACAGGAACGGCACCGGCCTTACCAGGTGCGGAGCCAGCTTCGTCAACAGCAGGCTGCGTTCCCGGAGCGCTTCGCGCACCAGCCCGAAGTCTCGTTGCTCCAGGTAACGCAGCCCGCCGTGGATGAGCTTGCTGGACCGGCTCGAGGTCCCGGCCGCCCAGTCCCGGGCCTCGACCAGCGTCACCGACAGTCCGCGGGAAGCGGCGTCCAGGGCCGCTCCGGCCCCGACCACCCCACCACCGACCACCAGTACGTCCACCTCACCGTCGCCGAGGGTGGTGAGCGCGGCGGTGCGGTACTGCGGATCCAGTCGTGTCGACACCATGCCTCCGTCAGCGGATTTCAGTCAGCGGATTTCAGTCAGTGGGCTTGCGGTCAGTGGCTTCTGGTCAGTTGACGTCGTCGTCGACCCAGTCGAAGGTCCGGGTCACGGCCTTCTTCCAGTTGCGGTAGATACGCTCCCGTTCGGCGGCGGCCAGCCCGGGCGTCCACCGCTTGTCCTCGGACCAGTTGGCCCGTAGCTCATCCAGGCCCTGCCAGTAACCGACCGCCAGCCCGGCGGCGTAAGCGGCCCCGAGCGCGGTCGTCTCGGCGACCTTCGGCCGGATCACCGGCACGTCGAGGATGTCCGCCTGGAACTGCATCAGCAGCTCGTTGCCGACCATCCCACCGTCTACTTTGAGTTCGGTCAGCGCCACCCCTGAGTCGGCGTTCATCGCGTCCAACACTTCCCGGGTCTGGAACGCGGTCGCTTCCAGCACCGCCCGGGCCAGGTGTCCCTTGTTGACATACCGGGTCAGGCCTACCAGCGCGCCGCGGGCGTCGGCTCGCCAGTACGGCGCGTACAGGCCGGAGAAGGCGGGTACGAAGTAGGCACCGCCGTTGTCGTCGACATCGGCTGCGAGCACCTCGATCTCCGGGGCGGAGCCGATCATGCCGAGGTTGTCCCGTAGCCACTGCACCAGCGCGCCGGTGATCGCGATCGACCCCTCCAGTGCGTAGACGGGCTTGTTCGCCCCGAGCTGGTAGCAGACCGTGGTGAGCAGCCCGTTGCGGCTGGGGACCTTCTCTTCGCCGGTGTTGAGCAGCATGAAGTTGCCAGTACCGTAGGTGTTCTTGGCGGTGCCGACCTCGTAGCAGACCTGACCGAAGGTGGCCGCCTGCTGGTCGCCGAGGATGCCGGCGATCGGAACTCCCTTCAGGACGCCCCCCGGCCCGCCGTTGCCGTACCGTTCGGAGGAAGAACGGATCTGCGGCAACATCGAGATCGGGATGCCCATCTCGGCGGCGATGTCGGTGTCCCAGTCGAGGGTGTCCAGGTCCATCAGCAGGGTGCGGGAGGCGTTGGTGACGTCGGTGATGTGCACCCCACCGTTGACGCCGCCGGTCAGGTTCCACAGGGTCCAGGTGTCGGTGTTGCCGAAGAGCAGCTCGCCCTGTTCGGCCTTGGCCCGGGCACCCTCGACATTGTCGAGGATCCACTTCACCTTCGGGCCGGAGAAGTAGGTCGCCAGCGGCAGCCCGGTGCGGGCCTGGTAGCGCTCCGCGCCACCGCCCAACGCTCCCAGATCATCTACGATGGACTGGGTACGGGTGTCCTGCCAGACGATCGCGTTGTAGACCGGCTTGCCGGTGGTGCGATCCCAGACCACCGCGGTCTCCCGCTGGTTGGTGATGCCGACCGCGGCGATGTCGCCCAGATTCAGGTCGGCCCGGGCGAGGGCTTCGCCGACAACGTCGCGGGTGTTGGCGCTGATCTCCATCGGGTCGTGCTCGACCCAGCCGGCCCGGGGGAAGATCTGCTGGTGTTCCCGTTGCCCGACCGACACGATGGTGCCGGCGTGGTCGAAGACGATTGCGCGGGTGCTGGTGGTGCCCTGATCGATGGCGAGGATGTACTGCATGGTGTGCTCCTTCGACGTGGTCGGGGTAGGTCAGAACAGGAACCGGGAGGCCACTCCGGCCAGGATTCCGCCGATGAACGGGCCGACCACCGGCACCCAGGCGTACCGCCAGTCGGAGTTCTTCCGGCTGGCCGGCAGCGGCGGCTCGGCGTCGCCGCCGGCCCCGGGTCCTGCCCCCTCACCCGAAGCTCCGGCACCGACCAGGTCCGGGGTACGGGCCGGAGCCTTGTGGGACATCGGCAGCAGGGCGTGGGCGATCCGGGGCCCGAGGTCGCGGGCCGGGTTGATGGCGTACCCGGTGGGTCCACCCAGCGAGGCGCCGATCCCGACCACCAGCAGCGCTACCGCCAGCGGGCCGAGTTCATGCGGCGTGTTCGCGAACGAGAGCACCACCA carries:
- a CDS encoding glycerol-3-phosphate dehydrogenase/oxidase produces the protein MVSTRLDPQYRTAALTTLGDGEVDVLVVGGGVVGAGAALDAASRGLSVTLVEARDWAAGTSSRSSKLIHGGLRYLEQRDFGLVREALRERSLLLTKLAPHLVRPVPFLYPLRHRGWERAYVGAGVLLYDTLGGARAVPRHRHFSRRQALQLAPALRPDALTGAVGYFDAQVDDARHTMMLARTAARHGATVLTRTEVTALRYDGPRVVGAQVRDLTSGHDYEVRARRVVGAAGVWTGDLHRLAGVPGPFEVRTSKGVHLLVPRDRIELSTGLIMRTERSVLFVIPWHRHWIVGTTDTPWAGQLAEPTVTQSDVDYLLDHVNAVLRTPLTEADIDGAYAGLRPLLAGDTDETTQLSREHAVAEPAPGLFVVAGGKYTTYRVMAADVVGAAVAGLGRAVPPSLTDRLPLVGAVGYEELWRDRRRFARETGLPVPTVARLLRRYGSAITDLVELVRADPTLGEPIPGAEGYLRVEAVYAVTHEGALDLTDVLARRLRAAVETGDGGHAAAEPVSELIAPVLGWDAQTRRTEVARYQEAANSSVSPLPA
- a CDS encoding type II CAAX prenyl endopeptidase Rce1 family protein, which translates into the protein MSMIDRRATTRTALARAVAAAFVMGVALAVASFVAAVLGTSAASTEPFVGRLVTATAVCAVVVAVILLLRRRWDRADLRGIGLTGPRSDTRGFLLGLGMVSASGAVVLGVLSLVGGVRWEGFDLTRFAVFLATNAVIALLLEAIPEEVAIRGYALTALRARYRRPVATALAIVTFLLVPPIALATESLLKLLAGAGDVSLQVAPSGEDPIVYYVMIAAFGTMLCYAREATVTATVWTCIGAHLAFLTINRIVLTSGTGVEVELPEVALLVFFVVYLSAAVIGFNWLRARADRRGGGLPNR
- the glpK gene encoding glycerol kinase GlpK; protein product: MQYILAIDQGTTSTRAIVFDHAGTIVSVGQREHQQIFPRAGWVEHDPMEISANTRDVVGEALARADLNLGDIAAVGITNQRETAVVWDRTTGKPVYNAIVWQDTRTQSIVDDLGALGGGAERYQARTGLPLATYFSGPKVKWILDNVEGARAKAEQGELLFGNTDTWTLWNLTGGVNGGVHITDVTNASRTLLMDLDTLDWDTDIAAEMGIPISMLPQIRSSSERYGNGGPGGVLKGVPIAGILGDQQAATFGQVCYEVGTAKNTYGTGNFMLLNTGEEKVPSRNGLLTTVCYQLGANKPVYALEGSIAITGALVQWLRDNLGMIGSAPEIEVLAADVDDNGGAYFVPAFSGLYAPYWRADARGALVGLTRYVNKGHLARAVLEATAFQTREVLDAMNADSGVALTELKVDGGMVGNELLMQFQADILDVPVIRPKVAETTALGAAYAAGLAVGYWQGLDELRANWSEDKRWTPGLAAAERERIYRNWKKAVTRTFDWVDDDVN